A region from the Hyalangium gracile genome encodes:
- a CDS encoding pilus assembly protein N-terminal domain-containing protein has translation MKKLIRSTLLAVSLFSVPVFAEENAKPAPEAKVETVTVRAGNSKSLNVPGLTKLALGNVEFAEVSTPGGNLIRIEGLKAGETTLLVWTGSGKRKEYRIVVQP, from the coding sequence ATGAAGAAGCTCATTCGCAGCACCCTGCTGGCCGTGTCGCTGTTCTCCGTTCCCGTCTTCGCCGAGGAGAACGCGAAGCCCGCGCCCGAGGCCAAGGTGGAGACTGTCACCGTGCGGGCGGGGAACTCGAAGAGCCTGAACGTCCCGGGCCTGACGAAGCTGGCGCTCGGCAATGTCGAGTTCGCCGAAGTCTCCACGCCCGGGGGCAACCTCATCCGCATCGAGGGCCTGAAGGCTGGAGAGACGACGCTCCTGGTGTGGACCGGGAGCGGTAAGCGCAAGGAGTACCGCATCGTCGTCCAGCCCTGA
- a CDS encoding cupin domain-containing protein — MRSDTEAPPTQGLGKTARHQTGRRPRWDSRRSTEAEAPDRQALDSTSGQEATVEKVNLEEKFSRFSEHWKPKVVGELNGQQVKLARLLGPFEWHHHEHEDELFFVVKGLLKLELRDRTVELRPGEFLIVPRGVEHRPVAEEEVQLMLFEPASTLNTGNLRSERTVEHPERL, encoded by the coding sequence ATGCGAAGCGATACCGAAGCACCGCCCACCCAGGGGCTCGGAAAGACCGCGCGCCACCAGACCGGCCGGCGACCGCGCTGGGACTCACGCCGCTCGACGGAGGCCGAGGCGCCGGATAGACAGGCGCTCGACTCGACGTCAGGGCAGGAGGCCACCGTGGAGAAGGTCAACCTGGAGGAGAAGTTCTCGCGCTTCTCCGAGCACTGGAAGCCCAAGGTGGTGGGAGAGCTGAACGGGCAGCAGGTGAAGCTCGCCCGGCTGCTGGGCCCCTTCGAGTGGCACCACCATGAGCACGAGGACGAGCTCTTCTTCGTGGTGAAGGGCCTGCTCAAGCTGGAGCTGCGGGACAGGACGGTGGAGCTGAGGCCCGGCGAGTTCCTCATCGTCCCCCGAGGCGTGGAGCACCGGCCCGTGGCGGAGGAAGAGGTGCAGCTGATGCTCTTCGAGCCCGCCTCCACGCTGAACACGGGCAACCTCCGCAGCGAGCGGACGGTCGAGCACCCGGAGCGGCTGTAG
- a CDS encoding TIGR02266 family protein, whose protein sequence is MSPSSNTHRPMAREAELAREESELSSQESRLADQVSRATQEAQSLASRLTQVRTELARAQSEHSEDVSIPEIGARLQAAAIPELAVDAAREKALSAREKALEARRQATQDMTIALHAFQQQTSALTQELAEAEARLKEVAEAAARARREQEAARAREAQKARAGKPQFSPRAAAAASSSSDTSPTFRTPAREHSRVRLKTNINLGSDSNFFTGFSTDISEGGVFVATVETVPRGTKVDLDLMLPGGRPLKASGVVRWLREPNDHTPDLMPGVGVQFQDLQPEVASLITDFVRRREPLFYPD, encoded by the coding sequence ATGAGCCCGTCGTCCAACACCCACCGTCCCATGGCCCGCGAAGCCGAGCTGGCTCGCGAAGAGTCCGAGCTGAGCTCCCAGGAGTCCCGGCTCGCGGATCAGGTCTCCCGTGCCACGCAGGAGGCCCAGTCGCTGGCCTCCCGACTGACCCAGGTGCGCACCGAGCTGGCCCGCGCCCAGTCCGAGCACTCCGAAGACGTCAGCATCCCGGAGATTGGCGCCCGGCTCCAGGCCGCCGCCATCCCCGAGCTGGCCGTGGACGCCGCGCGGGAGAAGGCGCTCTCGGCGCGAGAGAAGGCGCTGGAGGCCCGCCGTCAGGCCACCCAGGACATGACGATCGCCCTGCACGCCTTCCAGCAGCAGACCTCCGCGCTCACCCAGGAGCTGGCCGAGGCGGAGGCGCGGCTCAAGGAAGTCGCCGAGGCCGCCGCCCGCGCCCGCCGCGAGCAGGAGGCCGCCCGCGCCCGCGAGGCCCAGAAGGCCCGCGCCGGCAAGCCCCAGTTCTCGCCCCGAGCCGCCGCCGCGGCCTCCTCCTCCTCCGACACCTCGCCCACGTTCCGGACGCCGGCGCGAGAGCACTCCCGGGTGCGGCTGAAGACGAACATCAACCTGGGCAGCGACTCGAACTTCTTCACCGGCTTCTCCACCGACATCAGCGAGGGCGGCGTCTTCGTCGCCACGGTGGAGACGGTGCCCCGAGGCACGAAGGTGGACCTGGACCTCATGCTGCCGGGAGGCCGGCCGCTGAAGGCCAGCGGCGTGGTGCGCTGGCTGCGCGAGCCGAACGACCACACGCCGGACCTCATGCCGGGCGTGGGGGTGCAGTTCCAGGATCTGCAGCCCGAGGTGGCCTCGCTCATCACCGACTTCGTGCGCAGGCGCGAGCCGCTCTTCTACCCGGACTGA
- a CDS encoding ArnT family glycosyltransferase, translating to MMVKPWSTLGCSMATVLPMSSEAPASPLSRRVTWVLPALAVGTGVLHLLFAGRYGYFRDELYFIACGQHLAWGYVDQPPLIALLARITTALFGDSVTGLRVLPALAAGGLVALTGWLARRLGGGTHAVVLASVAAALAPAFLVFGHMLTMNAFEPLFWTGCVALLVEMIRTDDRRLWLGVGALVGVGLLNKHSMGFFAVCLALGLLLTPQRRLMRSRWLVLGGVLATLIVLPHMLWQFQHGWPMFELLRNGQLYKNAPFALGEFFSGQVLLLHPLFAPLHLAGLGFLLFAPSARPYRALGLGFVLLLGLYIVLKAKAYYMAPAYPMLFAAGAGVIERAVRRTLPRAAMLAVAVAGGAALAPMSLPVLPVEAFIAYQRALGLEPPRTERHRMGSLPQHYADQHGWRELVAAVADVYQRLPPEEQARTMLFAQNYGQAGALDWLGRAYGLPPARSGHNNYFLWGFGGTEPSVLLILGGKAEDHSQVCARLEVAARLPPNPYVMPYEDQLPIYVCRGLKAPMATIWPRVKHYE from the coding sequence ATGATGGTCAAACCGTGGAGCACCCTGGGATGCTCGATGGCCACCGTGCTGCCCATGTCCTCCGAAGCTCCTGCCTCCCCACTGTCCCGGCGCGTGACATGGGTGCTTCCCGCGCTCGCGGTGGGCACTGGGGTCCTCCACCTGCTCTTCGCCGGGCGCTATGGCTACTTCCGCGATGAGCTGTACTTCATCGCCTGTGGCCAGCACCTCGCCTGGGGCTATGTGGACCAGCCGCCCCTCATCGCCCTGCTGGCCCGAATCACCACTGCCCTCTTTGGTGACTCCGTCACGGGCCTACGCGTGCTGCCCGCGCTCGCCGCGGGAGGGCTCGTGGCGCTCACCGGGTGGCTCGCGCGGCGGCTCGGGGGTGGCACCCATGCCGTGGTGCTCGCGAGCGTGGCCGCCGCGCTGGCCCCTGCCTTCCTCGTCTTCGGGCACATGCTCACGATGAACGCCTTCGAGCCCCTCTTCTGGACGGGCTGTGTGGCGCTCCTCGTGGAGATGATTCGCACCGACGACCGGCGGCTGTGGCTCGGCGTGGGGGCGCTCGTCGGCGTGGGCTTGCTCAACAAGCACTCCATGGGCTTCTTCGCCGTGTGTCTCGCGCTCGGGCTGCTGCTCACGCCTCAGCGACGGTTGATGCGCAGCCGGTGGCTCGTGCTTGGTGGGGTGCTCGCCACGCTCATCGTCCTGCCCCACATGCTCTGGCAGTTCCAGCATGGCTGGCCCATGTTCGAGCTGCTCCGCAATGGCCAGCTCTACAAGAACGCGCCATTCGCTCTCGGGGAGTTCTTCTCCGGCCAGGTGCTCCTCCTCCACCCGCTCTTTGCTCCGCTGCACCTGGCGGGACTGGGCTTCCTGCTCTTCGCTCCGTCGGCGCGTCCGTACCGCGCGCTGGGGCTCGGCTTCGTGCTGCTGCTCGGGCTCTACATCGTCCTGAAGGCCAAGGCGTATTACATGGCGCCCGCCTACCCCATGCTGTTCGCCGCGGGCGCGGGTGTCATCGAGCGCGCCGTGCGCCGGACCCTGCCGCGGGCCGCCATGCTCGCGGTGGCCGTGGCGGGCGGTGCGGCCCTTGCTCCCATGTCGCTGCCGGTGCTCCCGGTGGAGGCCTTCATCGCGTACCAGCGCGCGCTGGGTCTCGAGCCCCCGCGCACCGAGCGTCACCGGATGGGCTCCCTGCCCCAGCACTACGCGGATCAGCACGGCTGGCGCGAGCTCGTCGCGGCGGTGGCGGACGTCTACCAGCGGCTTCCGCCGGAGGAACAGGCGCGGACGATGCTCTTCGCGCAGAACTATGGGCAGGCGGGCGCGCTCGACTGGCTGGGTCGCGCGTATGGGCTGCCGCCGGCCCGCTCCGGGCACAACAACTACTTCCTCTGGGGCTTTGGCGGCACGGAACCCTCCGTGTTGCTCATCCTCGGTGGCAAAGCCGAGGACCACTCCCAGGTGTGCGCGCGGCTCGAAGTAGCCGCGCGCCTCCCGCCCAACCCCTATGTCATGCCCTACGAGGACCAGCTGCCGATCTACGTCTGCCGAGGGCTCAAGGCGCCCATGGCCACGATCTGGCCGCGCGTGAAGCACTACGAGTGA
- a CDS encoding MBL fold metallo-hydrolase — translation MRIHHLNCTTMCPPGRRMMDGRKGVSGPAALVCHCLLVETDKSLVLVDTGFGLNDVRDPRPRLSRLFLDVLCRPQLHEEMTAIRQIERLGFKPSDVTDILLTHLDFDHAGGLDDFPWARVHLLDAEYQAAVAQETALDRRRFRPRQWMHQTNWVTYPTIRGGDRWYGFECVRELSGLPPELLFVPLQGHTLGHAGIALNVSGRWLLHAGDAYFHHGEMAPARRRCPPGLRFYQTLMQKDARLRRYNQERLRGLAMRHRSEVTLFCAHDAEEFERMEEQEKVPANFPLRMPLAESETPLHV, via the coding sequence CTGCGCATTCACCACCTCAACTGCACGACGATGTGCCCGCCCGGCCGGCGGATGATGGACGGACGCAAGGGCGTGTCCGGGCCCGCGGCGCTGGTGTGCCACTGCCTGCTGGTGGAGACGGACAAGAGCCTGGTGCTGGTGGACACGGGCTTCGGGCTGAACGACGTGAGGGACCCGCGGCCTCGACTGAGCCGCCTGTTCCTGGACGTGCTGTGCCGGCCCCAGCTCCATGAGGAGATGACGGCCATCCGGCAGATCGAACGGCTGGGCTTCAAGCCCTCGGATGTGACGGACATCCTGCTGACGCACCTGGACTTCGACCATGCGGGAGGGCTGGATGACTTCCCGTGGGCGCGGGTGCACCTGCTGGACGCGGAGTACCAGGCCGCGGTGGCGCAGGAGACGGCGCTGGACCGCAGGCGGTTCCGTCCGCGCCAGTGGATGCACCAGACGAACTGGGTGACGTACCCCACGATTCGAGGCGGCGATCGCTGGTACGGCTTCGAGTGCGTGCGGGAGCTGTCCGGGCTGCCTCCGGAGCTGCTGTTCGTGCCGCTCCAGGGCCACACGCTGGGGCATGCGGGCATCGCGCTCAACGTCAGCGGGCGCTGGCTGCTGCACGCGGGGGACGCGTACTTCCACCACGGGGAGATGGCTCCAGCGCGGCGCCGCTGCCCGCCGGGCCTGCGCTTCTACCAGACGCTGATGCAGAAGGACGCGCGCCTGCGCCGCTACAACCAGGAGCGGCTGCGCGGGCTGGCCATGCGCCACCGCTCCGAGGTGACCCTCTTCTGCGCCCACGACGCCGAGGAGTTCGAGCGGATGGAGGAGCAGGAGAAGGTGCCCGCCAACTTCCCGCTGCGCATGCCGCTGGCGGAGAGCGAGACACCGCTGCACGTCTGA
- a CDS encoding sigma-70 family RNA polymerase sigma factor produces the protein MSAQSSLSSLFVPHLRSEARGAGEQLGIEALLAELLASARAAWPELAVPEATFLRYLAERLPAEGSLPEALRGLHATDLYLACACVQGLPLAHVALDTRFLPKVDTAVARVEGSGDGAAEVRQHLRERLLTPEEGRPPRIADYQGTGPLMAWLRAAAVRTALNLRRSAHRRAHAEEEAIAEGSVTGGDLELDYLRRRHQADFRAALSEALASLPARERTLLRLHFVEGLSLERIGAMYQTHKSTVSRWLARAREEVLSQVRGKLAERLQLSADELQSLLRVVRSQLDASLSTLLPRED, from the coding sequence ATGTCCGCACAGTCCTCTCTGTCCTCACTCTTCGTCCCACACCTGCGCTCGGAAGCTCGTGGAGCCGGCGAGCAGCTCGGCATCGAGGCGCTCCTGGCGGAACTGTTGGCCTCTGCTCGCGCGGCGTGGCCGGAGCTGGCCGTGCCGGAGGCCACCTTCCTGCGCTACCTGGCCGAGCGGCTCCCCGCGGAGGGCTCGCTCCCGGAAGCCCTGCGAGGGCTGCATGCCACGGACCTCTACCTGGCATGCGCCTGCGTCCAGGGGCTCCCGCTCGCGCATGTCGCGCTCGATACCCGCTTCCTGCCGAAGGTGGATACGGCGGTGGCTCGAGTGGAGGGCTCGGGTGACGGGGCCGCCGAGGTCCGCCAGCACCTGCGCGAGCGGCTGCTCACTCCGGAGGAGGGACGGCCCCCGCGCATCGCCGACTACCAGGGCACAGGTCCGCTCATGGCCTGGCTGCGCGCGGCGGCCGTTCGCACGGCCCTCAACCTGCGGCGCTCCGCCCACCGTCGCGCCCACGCCGAGGAGGAGGCGATCGCCGAGGGCTCGGTGACGGGCGGCGACCTGGAGCTGGACTACCTGCGGCGGCGGCACCAGGCGGACTTCCGGGCCGCGCTCTCCGAGGCGCTCGCGTCGCTGCCGGCCCGTGAGCGCACCCTGCTGCGCCTGCACTTCGTGGAGGGCCTGAGCCTGGAGCGCATCGGCGCCATGTACCAGACGCACAAGTCCACGGTGTCCCGGTGGCTCGCCCGGGCGCGGGAGGAGGTGCTCTCCCAGGTGCGGGGCAAGCTGGCCGAGCGGCTCCAGCTCTCCGCCGACGAGCTGCAGAGCCTGCTCCGGGTGGTGCGCAGCCAGCTCGATGCGAGCCTCTCCACGCTCCTGCCCCGAGAGGATTGA
- a CDS encoding site-2 protease family protein, giving the protein MDLGHVVLEAVMRIIPLVLSLTVHEFAHAWSAWKLGDDTAASQGRLTLDPMAHIDPLGTLLLPALGVPFGWARPVPVNPARFRRGVNMSTGMMLTALAGPLSNLLLAIVSSLSFGLTLRFAPHLIASNPGLSIFLQFMVLGNVSLAVFNMLPIPPLDGSRVVERFLPYRMRGAWEQIVQFSPFLLIAVVFFGRGLISTPVRYLWDMLEGLWIGLSS; this is encoded by the coding sequence ATGGATCTCGGCCACGTCGTCCTGGAAGCGGTGATGCGCATCATCCCGCTCGTCCTCTCGCTCACGGTGCATGAGTTCGCCCATGCCTGGAGCGCCTGGAAGCTGGGAGATGACACCGCGGCGTCGCAGGGGCGCTTGACGCTCGATCCCATGGCGCACATCGATCCGCTGGGGACCTTGCTGCTGCCGGCGCTGGGAGTGCCGTTCGGCTGGGCACGGCCCGTACCCGTCAACCCCGCGCGCTTCCGGCGCGGCGTGAACATGTCGACCGGGATGATGCTCACCGCCCTGGCCGGGCCGCTCTCCAACCTGCTGCTGGCGATCGTCAGCTCGCTGTCCTTCGGACTGACGCTCCGGTTCGCGCCGCACCTGATCGCCTCCAACCCCGGCCTGAGCATCTTCCTGCAGTTCATGGTGCTCGGGAACGTGTCGCTGGCCGTCTTCAACATGCTGCCGATTCCCCCCCTGGACGGCAGCCGCGTGGTGGAGCGATTCCTGCCCTACCGCATGCGGGGAGCCTGGGAGCAGATCGTCCAGTTCAGCCCGTTCCTGCTGATTGCCGTCGTGTTCTTCGGGCGGGGGCTCATCAGCACGCCGGTGCGCTACCTCTGGGACATGCTCGAAGGCCTGTGGATCGGGCTGAGCAGCTAG
- a CDS encoding RtcB family protein produces MSWIQRLEKVSEGHYVLPKTKTMRVDADLFLSDKLLYGDGGETPGLEEAVFDQVVNAASFPGVTRVAVTPDCHVGYGVPIGTVVETDGILLPTAAGYDIGCGMVQLKTTLTAEDVADKEKRRKWIDEVTQRIAVGVGASRVQKQRRISPSTFAEVVRHGAKALGRNASTTERDFIPVEDDRVDIPEKAHDKRDQLGSLGGGNHFTEMQVDQDGRVWVMLHTGSRGFGWNIAKHFFVEGAHALGLRSRSEDFVWLDAESKLGREYWNLHNMAANFAVANRLIIGEAVCAALEDVFGGTADIYYEISHNLIQKEAGKFVARKGATRAFPKGHPALKKTAWEHTGHPILIPGSMETGSAILFAEEGAARSIYSVNHGSGRRLSRGEARRVLRQEETDQRMAQAGILLNTRQTPLDESGPCYKNLDDVLDTVEMAGLAKVERRLKPVACIKGAD; encoded by the coding sequence ATGAGCTGGATTCAAAGGCTGGAGAAGGTCTCGGAAGGGCACTACGTGCTGCCGAAGACCAAGACGATGCGCGTCGACGCGGACCTGTTCCTCTCGGACAAGCTCCTCTACGGCGACGGCGGCGAGACTCCCGGCCTGGAGGAGGCCGTCTTCGACCAGGTCGTCAACGCCGCGTCCTTCCCGGGCGTCACCCGCGTCGCGGTGACTCCGGACTGTCACGTGGGCTACGGCGTGCCCATCGGCACCGTGGTGGAGACCGACGGCATCCTGCTCCCCACCGCCGCGGGCTACGACATCGGCTGCGGCATGGTGCAGCTGAAGACGACGCTCACCGCCGAGGACGTGGCCGACAAGGAGAAGCGCCGGAAGTGGATCGACGAAGTCACCCAGCGCATCGCCGTGGGCGTGGGCGCCAGCCGGGTGCAGAAGCAGCGCCGCATCTCCCCCAGCACCTTCGCCGAGGTCGTCCGCCACGGCGCCAAGGCCCTGGGCCGCAACGCCTCCACCACGGAGCGGGACTTCATCCCCGTGGAGGATGACCGGGTGGACATCCCCGAGAAGGCCCACGACAAGCGCGACCAGCTGGGCAGCCTGGGCGGCGGCAACCACTTCACCGAGATGCAGGTGGATCAGGACGGGCGCGTGTGGGTGATGCTGCACACGGGCAGCCGCGGCTTCGGGTGGAACATCGCCAAGCACTTCTTCGTGGAGGGCGCGCACGCCCTGGGCCTGCGCAGCCGCAGCGAGGACTTCGTCTGGCTGGACGCCGAGTCCAAGCTGGGCCGCGAGTACTGGAACCTCCACAACATGGCGGCCAACTTCGCGGTGGCCAACCGGCTCATCATCGGCGAGGCCGTGTGCGCGGCGCTCGAGGACGTGTTCGGCGGCACCGCGGACATCTACTACGAAATCTCCCACAACCTCATCCAGAAGGAGGCCGGCAAGTTCGTGGCCCGCAAGGGCGCCACCCGCGCCTTCCCCAAGGGCCACCCCGCGCTGAAGAAGACGGCCTGGGAGCACACCGGCCACCCCATCCTCATCCCCGGCTCGATGGAGACCGGCAGCGCCATCCTCTTCGCCGAGGAGGGGGCCGCCAGGTCCATCTACTCGGTGAACCACGGCTCGGGGCGGCGGCTGTCGCGCGGCGAGGCCCGGCGCGTGCTCCGGCAGGAGGAGACGGATCAGCGCATGGCGCAGGCCGGCATCCTCCTCAACACCCGCCAGACGCCGCTGGACGAGTCGGGGCCCTGCTACAAGAACCTCGACGACGTGCTGGACACGGTGGAGATGGCGGGGCTGGCCAAGGTGGAGCGCCGCCTCAAGCCCGTGGCCTGCATCAAGGGCGCGGACTGA
- a CDS encoding protein kinase domain-containing protein, translated as MTALPSPLPERCPDENALASFASGALAGPSATGVEAHLDSCADCRALVAAVAAEQSGPSMGSLPTRLDTGTATWPTPREEPPLRPGAVLGRYVISRVLGVGGMGVVYAAEDPRLGRKVALKLLRSTLADAGERQARLLREAQAMASLSHPNVLPVFDLGTEGGQVFLAMELVEGPTLAGWLRDRQRPWRQVLGLFLEAGRGLAAAHRAGLVHRDFKPANVLVGADGRPRVTDFGLVRMEAAEEPAGMLALAAGAEPSLTRAGAVPGTPAYMSPEQLAGRPVDARGDQFSFCVALYEALYGLRPFAADAPAEHRWTLRRPERGPRLPRAVKAALARGLALEPGERFASMDALLEALSRAPAPRGRWWALGLAVGLGLAGIGGWGWRERAVATPIDDRVPLTLAVGETRTLHIPGVVKMALGQEGVVDVELEEDQLHVRALAAGDVTLLIWTVDYVRPAYLITVRSTEAVRDTPGR; from the coding sequence ATGACCGCTCTACCGTCCCCCCTGCCGGAGCGCTGCCCGGACGAGAACGCGCTCGCGAGCTTCGCGAGTGGCGCCCTGGCCGGGCCGAGCGCCACGGGCGTGGAGGCCCACCTGGATTCATGCGCGGACTGCCGGGCGCTGGTGGCGGCGGTGGCGGCGGAGCAGTCCGGCCCCTCCATGGGGAGCCTCCCGACGCGGCTGGACACGGGCACGGCGACCTGGCCCACGCCGCGGGAGGAGCCTCCGCTGCGGCCCGGGGCCGTGCTGGGCCGCTACGTCATCTCCCGCGTGCTGGGCGTGGGCGGCATGGGCGTGGTGTACGCGGCGGAGGATCCGCGGCTGGGACGGAAGGTGGCGCTCAAGCTGCTGCGCTCGACGCTGGCGGACGCGGGCGAGCGACAGGCGCGGCTGCTGCGCGAGGCCCAGGCCATGGCGAGCCTCTCTCACCCCAACGTGCTGCCCGTCTTCGATCTGGGCACGGAGGGTGGGCAGGTCTTCCTGGCGATGGAGCTCGTCGAGGGCCCCACGCTGGCCGGGTGGTTGCGGGACAGGCAGCGGCCCTGGCGTCAGGTGCTGGGCCTCTTCCTGGAGGCGGGCCGGGGGCTGGCCGCCGCGCACCGGGCGGGGCTGGTGCATCGGGACTTCAAGCCAGCCAACGTGCTGGTGGGCGCCGACGGACGGCCGCGCGTGACGGACTTCGGACTGGTGCGCATGGAGGCCGCCGAGGAGCCCGCGGGGATGCTCGCGCTCGCGGCAGGCGCCGAGCCCTCGCTCACCCGAGCCGGAGCAGTGCCGGGGACGCCCGCATATATGTCTCCCGAGCAGCTCGCGGGGCGGCCCGTGGATGCGCGAGGCGACCAGTTCAGCTTCTGCGTCGCGCTGTACGAGGCGCTGTACGGGCTGCGGCCCTTCGCGGCGGACGCGCCCGCCGAGCACCGGTGGACGCTGCGGCGCCCGGAGCGGGGCCCGCGCCTGCCGAGAGCCGTGAAGGCCGCGCTCGCCCGAGGCCTGGCGCTGGAGCCGGGAGAGCGGTTTGCCTCCATGGACGCGCTGCTCGAGGCGCTGAGCCGGGCACCGGCTCCACGGGGGCGCTGGTGGGCGCTGGGGCTGGCGGTGGGCCTGGGCCTGGCGGGGATTGGAGGATGGGGATGGCGGGAGCGCGCCGTGGCCACGCCGATCGACGACCGGGTGCCGTTGACGCTCGCCGTGGGGGAGACGCGCACCCTTCACATCCCCGGCGTGGTGAAGATGGCACTGGGGCAGGAGGGCGTCGTGGACGTGGAGCTCGAGGAGGACCAGCTGCACGTGCGCGCGCTGGCCGCCGGGGATGTGACGCTGCTCATCTGGACGGTCGACTACGTGCGTCCCGCGTACCTCATCACCGTGCGGTCGACCGAGGCCGTGCGGGACACGCCGGGCCGGTAG